Part of the Melitaea cinxia chromosome 6, ilMelCinx1.1, whole genome shotgun sequence genome is shown below.
CAAAATAGGAGCTGTACAACTAAAACCCATGAACTACCAAAAAGATCTTTGAGTGAACATTACACATAACCTAAAGTGGGACGTTCATAtcacaaatataacaaaaaggACTAACTCCATGCTGTATATAATAAGAAAAGCTTTTAACATTGTTACAAAAGACCtgtttatcaaaatttttaaaacttacatcTGTCCACTACTAGAACGCTACGCTTTCCAAATCTGGAATCCATACTTTAAGAAAGATATAGAAATGCTGGAAAAAGTACAAGGTAGAGCTACAGAAATGGTGACCTCACTAAGGCATAAGATATATGAAGAACGACTTTCTGAACTTAAATTTAGTACATTTGAACAACGTAGACAGAGGGGAGATCTCATTGATACATACAAAATTCTAACGATATTATCATGTCAAGCATATTGAAGACATGTATATTATGAATCCAAATCCAAAATTGAGAGGACACTCTCAAAAACTTACAAGATCTTGCCATAGCAACCCCAGATGTCACTTTTTGCCAAATCGCGTAGTTACCCAATGGAATAAGCGCCAGAATCAGTAATTGGTGCACCATCAGtaaacacttttaaaaacatactggatgaacatttaaaaactaaagtaaTGAGAACATAAGTGCAGTGATATGCACGCATCAGCTCCAAGAGCTGCTAGtgcattataaaacaataaaaaaatatatatattaaatttgaatttgaaatctgtaatttttaatgaatactgcagcctgtaacatccgactgctgggcatagggctctttccccatgtaggagaaggatcagagcttaatccaccacgctgttccaatgcgggttggcggacatattTCCTACTAGGAGTAActatcgttatcaggtgtacatgataataatcgggactgacagcttaacgtactctccgaggcaccgtggggagacccacaaagtgatttttaatgaacaatcataaaaataacagattccaaattcaaatgtaataaatattttgtttattttaattgtaacagtatttatggccagactactaagtacatcactacatagtataaaacaaagtcacttcccacTGTCTGTCTgcatagatctttaaaactacgcaacggattttgatgcagttttctttagtaaatagagtgatatcagaggaaggtttatatctataatacattgcataatatagtagaggaacactgatagttttaggaGATTTGTAacgtgatgtcgtaaataaacaaatttttatgcacttacattgcaaatatttattttatatttagtatcagcattgcacccgtgaagccggggcgggtcgctagtatataataaagaaataaatttgtgCAAAAGGCAGATTAAAATTTGTTACTAAACTAACTACTTTCTCCTAGTTCAATTACAGAAAAAAGAGAGAGAAACACTAAATTTGATGTAatctatctttttatttttatattccagtaacttaaaaatattgaatggcatgttgttatatatatatttttattattttaatgatatttttgtgTTCAGGGCTTATGTTGCATTTAAACTACCAGAGTTAAGATTATTagattttagaaaaattaaacaaaaagaaagAGATGATGCCAATGCATTATTTAAGAGTAAGAAAGGGAAGGAAATTCAAAAAGAAATTACTAGGAAAGCAAAAACTTTTGTTCCTGGTGGAAATATGCCAGATCCTAAAGTTACAAGTTAGTAATgtggtttttaatatttattttctttttgtggTACAGTCTCTACtgaaataatcaaatttacataatttaaaagtgtatatgtatgtcctcttaaacattttaaattgtcTTTTTTAGACCTAACACCTCAAGAAATCCATAAGATAAGGGAAGCTATTAAAAATGCTACATCTCTACAAGAAGTTGAGCGTTTGACAAGAATGTTACAGTCTGGACAGATTCCTGGCCAGAAACCTCTACAACCACAGTCTCAAACAAATGGACACCGTaagatactttattattattgtttctttatttccttaattaattttaatgaaaaaaatatatatttaatgattcttattattttcttaaacttaGTTCAAATGGTTTTCtttgtcaattattattttattggctAATGGGAGCTACTAAAGGTCATAAAGTTGGTGagattttgttaataatatcttgtgcttataaattaaatgattcTATATTTCAGAAAATGAAGATGAGGAAATGGAGACAGATCAAACAAATGGTCAATAGTGATTTAGGTTTGTTTTCAAAACTAGGTGTTATAGCTGTAAGAACGGAGTATTACacattatattctttattaagtTGATAAGAACAGCGATTAACTACAATGTTGTATATTTGGCTTCAAAGACAGATACTACatgatatattaattttaattcaaaaacttTCCTCCGTTTTTTAATGCCCTATAAATGTTATATGATTGCATAATTTTCACCAGGGGGCGAGGAGccaacaaaattgaaaatatttttattaaataaagaaaataaaatgatccaatcatatagttttattttgatgtcaaattataggtacataatatatcaataaaattataatttattcaatttaaaattcaacagTTCATCATTACCAGCATCTAAATAAACAATATGAATCATTTTTAGAATAACCTTTTTACCCATCAAGCATTTTATTTTAGGTCTTTTTTCTGGTAAAATAGACAGCATAGAGTCAATGAGATCCTGGATACCTCTATCATAAACAGTCAAGTCGATTGGATGCACACTTCCACTTGTTATAGCCTTAACCAAACCAACTAGAGTCTGAAAAGTaaagctttagttaaattactattaatcatcaagaaaaaatacttttaaatatttaatcacaCAAACCTCTGATTCAAATGCTCTTTTATGAGTACACATTTCGTAAAGTAAACAACCTAAAGCCCACACATCACTTTTTGTGTCGTAAGGCTTACCTTCACATAGTTCGGGAGCTAAATAATAAGGTGTTCCAATAACAGTTGAGGTTTTTTTTGCACTAAAATACAGAAACTTAAttaggtaataaatatttaatttcttatttatatagcGCGTTCGACTCCTTATTACGTTCCTTCCAGTGGGGGTTTGGTAGGTGTATCAGATCATGATCCATAGGAAAAAAACtagcccttttttaaattttactttcgGATTGGATTTACAATCGTTTGGCACaaaggagaatgatacgattccatacattcttgggccaaaatgtaatgaaatgaaaatggtatcaattaatgcatttaggcttattgatcccttgctgaaaattatctatattttggctatctgagagtggagttattagactttttgtaaaagtgaggttatgttacaatgtctataaaaaaacccgatcactaagttcttgtagaactaatgtttgttatatttagtgaagaatgtttgaaaactcattacaaatactgatatacacttgaaaccataaataaatatcaggaatggactcggaatgcatcggaaaacagtaaacacgaaacgagtgacggacacagtattattgttaatttgttagCCAGCTGTCAaggctgtcattaaaaatatgatttattttaaatcgatatgaaatcgataatcattttagtttatcagatattaattgatattattgatattaatgtaactttatttgaaatgcacattattgtttacagctttaattgtgcatctaaatatcttgagttaattaactagtgcaaacattttctttttgaattctgtaatcgattataattgaatcgatacccaaataatttgatgaaaactatctttctcaattttctccgcttccagATTCAGAAtcgagctgatattttatattttaaaataaaaaaatatgaccaatttgtTAAACCAtgtctctactcattacattttggcccaaaagtcgcCATCTCCTTTAAGAGTGAAAAGGGGGAATGGGGGAGTCCACCTTAACCCCTCCCCCATATTGCAATCCCCCCCCTCGCAATACATGGTAATGCactattcttgaaaaaaaaaatccgatagAGCTAACCTCAAAATTAggccgtttatcgacataatttcgttccATGACTTCTGCGGcgctacaaatttaaaaaagagcTAGGAATTTTTTTTAGGCTGTAAGTGGTCAAGTAAAGTATTaaacgtataaaattaaaattgttgacAATCAGTACGATTGCGCTTGTCTTCGAAAGCTTATAAGCTAAATAGTAAACGCCAAATATGGCCATGTTTAGTTTGTCGGTCAATATTCTAAAGGTTCAACAATATACTATCCCGTAGGCATAGTCGACAATGACCCTAATTTTTGGTCCAGGGTTATCAATTTCATTCTCATACAGTCTCACTCAGTGTGATTCTATGTTTGGTTAGGTTTTTTTCCGCTACTGAAAGAGCGTGGGGGAATAAGttgaaataatttgttatataatCTATACCTATTAGTATACAGTAGAGTAAGTACTTTAACTCTactcggtcccggttattataatagacacctaatagcgatcgttactcatagtagggaatatgtaTCCGctaaaccgcattggagcagcgtggtggattacgctccgacccttctcctacatggagaaacatgcctatgccaagctaTGGCATGTTACAGGATGAATCGCCCCTACGTTCGTTCTGTACTCTACGCCACTACGCCCTCTTAGAGCATCCCGCATGCTAAACATTTTTAGCTAAACATTTAGCATTCTATAGAATGCTTAGGTATtctattctataaaaaataggTATAGGTATTCTAGGTATGACTGGTAACACATATTGACCTTAAAACTTAAATGACGAATTACCTTTCTAACATTTTAGAGACACCAAAGTCAccaatttttacaataacacCATTTTTTCCACTCAAAAGTATATTCTCTGCTTTTAAATCTCTGTGAATAATATCTAGTTTATGAATGTAGTTAACTCCTAGTAATATTTGgcagaaaaagaataatatttcctgtcgaagtaaaaaaagtagttattaaataaaattcagataCTTAGTAtctactattaaataaaaattaatacaaaagtaATATTTGGTCAAAATGTGAGTAAGTGTTGCATAAAGTACCAGCgctttaataacattatttcagCGTACAAGGAAAACCAAGCAGATTCATCTttgtataatattgataaaatataaatttcataggtcttttattataatttttgacagaacttataaaaaatgatCCAACTTAAACAAACCGGGCTTTGTGTAATCAAAAGCGCAGTCAAAGTCAAAGCAAGAATTAgttacacttattttttttttaatatgaatttttgTGTAACATTTTAGGTACACACGattttgaagtaaagcttctttacgcgctgacttggggagtaggctggtgaatgcgtgacgagagccttacgaaaagtgtgatcggacgaggcgaacggagcgaGAGAGGTGCGagaacacattttctttctctctttctctcatagccagttacataGAACACTATtatgcaggcctattgctaaagaagatttacttcagtcgtgtggtctaaagcacactcgtttttgaagtaaaacttcttttctttttagaaaaaaaaaaaatatgtagctatataccagtcgatTGTTACCTATCTCTGAActgacgactgtgtgtgtattctgtagatatttatttattttacgcacgcttgacttagagAGTAAGCTTCGActatgcgtgacgagagcgttacgaaaagtgtgatcggacgagacaAACGGACGTTgcgagggagatataagttagtgaagatataaAAGAAGTAGAGTTaggtttcgtaagttttacttcagtcgtgtggtctaaa
Proteins encoded:
- the LOC123654649 gene encoding serine/threonine-protein kinase Nek8-like, which encodes MELKKRFKRHNLKILKTIGKGTYGNVYLCDKLKSSMLNIVKDVELNVKIQDHKQEIANEVKILSKMKHPNIIKFYDCYYFDKYVMICMEYATNGNLAEYMYQQCPKLIRQQEILFFFCQILLGVNYIHKLDIIHRDLKAENILLSGKNGVIVKIGDFGVSKMLESAKKTSTVIGTPYYLAPELCEGKPYDTKSDVWALGCLLYEMCTHKRAFESETLVGLVKAITSGSVHPIDLTVYDRGIQDLIDSMLSILPEKRPKIKCLMGKKVILKMIHIVYLDAGNDELLNFKLNKL